From Marinobacterium sp. LSUCC0821, a single genomic window includes:
- the phaR gene encoding polyhydroxyalkanoate synthesis repressor PhaR, whose amino-acid sequence MRILRKYTNRRLYDTSRSCYVTLEDVKQLVLNGETFQVQDSKTGQDLTRNILLQIIAEQEADGGGTLLTNQVLQQLIRFYGDSMQGMMSQYLEQSIGAFLEHQDRIRDQMKTMMGAANPLTMMNNLADKNMALWNMFTPGTKTEETNEK is encoded by the coding sequence GTGCGAATTCTTCGTAAATATACCAACCGTCGCCTATACGATACATCGCGTAGCTGCTATGTGACGCTTGAAGATGTAAAGCAGCTAGTGCTTAACGGTGAAACCTTCCAGGTTCAGGACTCGAAAACTGGCCAGGATTTGACTCGAAACATTCTTCTTCAGATCATTGCAGAGCAAGAGGCTGACGGTGGCGGTACGCTACTGACTAACCAGGTACTGCAGCAGCTTATCCGTTTCTACGGCGATAGCATGCAAGGGATGATGAGTCAGTACCTAGAGCAGAGTATTGGTGCCTTCCTTGAGCACCAAGACCGAATCCGTGATCAGATGAAGACGATGATGGGCGCTGCCAATCCGTTGACGATGATGAACAACCTTGCCGACAAAAACATGGCGCTTTGGAACATGTTTACGCCTGGCACTAAAACCGAAGAGACGAACGAGAAGTAG
- a CDS encoding DUF6489 family protein: protein MKISVDVDLTPEEFRRTLGLPDVSEIQKEMVEQFRQQMLSGAEGYDPMSLMKPYLNSGLTSMEAMQKSFFNMMMSGGSTETEKNKK from the coding sequence ATGAAGATATCCGTCGATGTCGATCTGACACCCGAAGAGTTTCGTCGCACTTTAGGTCTACCCGATGTCTCTGAAATTCAGAAGGAGATGGTAGAGCAGTTTCGTCAGCAGATGCTTTCAGGCGCCGAGGGGTATGATCCTATGTCCCTTATGAAGCCTTACCTCAATTCGGGGCTTACCTCGATGGAAGCGATGCAGAAGTCCTTCTTCAATATGATGATGAGCGGTGGCAGCACCGAAACAGAGAAAAACAAGAAGTAA
- a CDS encoding MFS transporter — protein sequence MRLELRLSLFYYTFFSLLGLVMPFWSPYLASIGFSAEQIGWLLGAFHLSRIYAPSIWGSIADRYMDRMRVVRLGALLALVTFVPFIFVQSFWPLIVVILCFSFFWNAILPQFEVVTLTHLGTKRDRYGKIRLWGSVGFVVSVMLGGEIFIGERIGWVPYGLFVALIAIFLVTWLVPRPAAAPVKGEGGKVAIASVMRQPIVIQFFLVIFFAQLAHGPYNGFYTLLLQDKGYSGISIGLLWSLGVAAEIALFAVLHKLWDRFDFTRVLLASLIIAVIRWLMLAFFADSTSVVITSQLMHAASFAVLHASGIRLVQELFPAGSEGRAQALHSSLGFGMGGLLGSIAAGYLWHYLGAQYAFLFAAAASLVAYLIVALGKLAQHRSVN from the coding sequence ATGCGTTTAGAGTTAAGACTGTCACTCTTCTACTACACCTTCTTCTCACTGCTTGGTTTGGTGATGCCTTTTTGGTCTCCTTACCTTGCTAGTATTGGATTTAGTGCAGAGCAGATTGGTTGGTTGCTTGGCGCCTTTCACCTGTCACGCATTTATGCTCCCAGTATTTGGGGGTCGATAGCGGATCGCTACATGGATCGTATGCGTGTTGTTCGTTTAGGTGCTTTGTTGGCTCTTGTTACCTTTGTTCCCTTTATCTTTGTGCAGAGCTTTTGGCCGCTCATTGTTGTCATTCTCTGCTTCTCCTTTTTCTGGAATGCGATACTCCCTCAGTTTGAAGTGGTTACCCTGACACATCTGGGTACTAAGCGAGATCGCTACGGAAAGATAAGGCTTTGGGGCTCGGTCGGTTTTGTCGTCTCCGTCATGCTAGGCGGTGAAATTTTTATTGGTGAGCGAATAGGTTGGGTACCTTACGGACTATTTGTCGCATTGATTGCGATCTTCCTGGTGACCTGGTTAGTGCCAAGGCCTGCTGCCGCACCAGTTAAAGGGGAGGGAGGTAAGGTCGCTATCGCGAGTGTGATGCGCCAACCGATAGTGATTCAATTCTTCTTGGTGATCTTCTTTGCTCAATTGGCGCATGGCCCTTACAACGGTTTCTACACTCTGCTTTTGCAAGATAAGGGCTACAGTGGAATTTCGATTGGTCTGCTCTGGTCTTTAGGGGTGGCTGCAGAGATAGCGCTCTTTGCTGTGCTGCACAAACTTTGGGATCGTTTTGATTTCACTCGAGTGCTGTTGGCTAGTCTGATCATCGCGGTGATACGTTGGTTGATGTTGGCCTTTTTTGCAGATTCGACTTCGGTAGTTATCACATCACAATTAATGCATGCAGCCAGTTTTGCAGTGCTTCACGCGAGCGGTATTCGTCTAGTACAGGAGCTCTTTCCTGCAGGCAGTGAGGGCCGTGCGCAGGCACTTCACTCAAGTCTCGGTTTTGGTATGGGTGGCTTGCTAGGCTCAATTGCTGCAGGTTATCTATGGCACTATTTGGGCGCACAATATGCCTTCCTTTTTGCAGCAGCAGCGAGTCTTGTTGCCTACCTAATTGTTGCACTTGGGAAACTTGCACAACATCGCAGTGTAAATTGA
- a CDS encoding LysE family translocator translates to MLELFPWFSFLIAITLLTLTPGVDTLMVLRRATVNWQVGLMASLGICCGLFIHGALSALGVAAVLASSPQLFMWIQYLGAAYLIYLGLQAILDAVRGRDLLLVGCSKPVGQGRAFYQGFLNNLLNPKTLLFYMALLPQFILPEYSALTQSLMMATLHFVIAMIWQGVLVFAVHRARTLIAKGAFLKAVDAVSGGVFIALGLRIALAERSI, encoded by the coding sequence ATGCTCGAACTCTTCCCCTGGTTCTCTTTTCTAATAGCCATCACACTGCTAACTCTTACCCCCGGCGTTGATACGCTGATGGTGCTGCGTCGTGCTACTGTTAACTGGCAGGTGGGTTTAATGGCAAGCCTTGGTATCTGTTGCGGTCTCTTTATTCATGGTGCATTGAGTGCTTTGGGTGTGGCTGCAGTGTTGGCAAGCTCACCGCAACTCTTCATGTGGATTCAGTATCTTGGTGCCGCCTATTTGATCTATCTTGGCCTGCAAGCGATTTTGGATGCAGTGCGTGGTCGCGATCTGCTGTTGGTGGGTTGCTCTAAACCGGTGGGGCAGGGACGCGCGTTCTATCAAGGCTTTCTGAATAATCTCCTCAACCCTAAAACATTGCTCTTCTATATGGCCCTTTTGCCGCAATTCATTTTGCCGGAGTACTCAGCGCTGACTCAATCGTTGATGATGGCAACTCTCCATTTTGTTATCGCTATGATCTGGCAGGGCGTACTGGTATTCGCGGTACATCGTGCCCGAACACTAATTGCTAAAGGAGCCTTCCTAAAGGCTGTTGATGCAGTTAGTGGTGGCGTCTTTATCGCTCTGGGTCTTCGAATTGCTCTTGCAGAGCGAAGTATTTGA
- a CDS encoding ABC transporter permease subunit has protein sequence MIRRSPFLFSALVLGYAFLYGPIISLIVYSFNESRLVTVWAGFSTKWYGELLHNDQILSAAWLSIKIAAMNASVATVLGTLAAIVLIRFKRTKMRSALDTLVAAPLVMPEVIIGLSLLLLFISMEQMIGWPDGRGQTTITIAHATFSMAYVTVVVRSRLAHMDQSLEEAAMDLGAHPFKVFFLITLPIISPALLAGWLLAFTLSMDDLIVASFVSGPGSTTLPMVVYSSVRLGVSPEINALATIMVGIVALAVLVAGRIIYKQERRQQK, from the coding sequence GTGATTAGACGTTCTCCATTTCTATTCAGTGCCCTGGTGTTGGGCTACGCATTTCTTTACGGCCCGATCATCAGTCTGATTGTCTACTCATTTAACGAGAGCCGCCTTGTTACTGTCTGGGCTGGATTCAGTACCAAGTGGTATGGCGAACTGCTGCACAATGACCAGATTCTCTCAGCGGCTTGGCTCAGTATTAAGATCGCAGCGATGAACGCCTCGGTGGCGACTGTATTGGGAACTCTAGCTGCAATTGTGTTGATTCGTTTTAAACGAACAAAAATGCGCTCAGCTCTCGATACCCTGGTGGCGGCACCACTTGTGATGCCTGAGGTGATCATCGGTCTATCACTGTTGTTACTGTTTATCTCTATGGAGCAGATGATCGGTTGGCCAGATGGGCGAGGTCAAACCACCATTACCATCGCTCATGCGACCTTCTCTATGGCCTACGTGACGGTTGTGGTTCGCAGTCGCTTGGCGCACATGGATCAGTCGTTAGAGGAGGCTGCTATGGATCTTGGCGCGCATCCATTTAAAGTCTTCTTCTTGATTACCCTGCCAATTATCTCGCCAGCACTGTTGGCCGGCTGGCTGCTAGCTTTCACGCTGTCAATGGATGATCTAATTGTTGCGAGCTTTGTTTCAGGCCCTGGTTCAACCACGTTGCCGATGGTTGTCTACTCGAGTGTTCGCTTAGGTGTGAGTCCAGAGATCAATGCGCTAGCGACCATTATGGTGGGCATTGTTGCGCTTGCTGTACTTGTGGCGGGTCGAATTATCTACAAACAAGAGAGACGCCAGCAGAAATAG
- a CDS encoding ABC transporter permease subunit yields MKQRLESINWGRVGIAAVPWFWLGLFFVLPFLFVLKISLAEPQLAQPPYMDLVREFEDGIMTLVVNFGSYQLLFEDSLYVNALLGSVKVAAISTFIAILIGYPMAYGIARAPVHWRLPLLMLIILPFWTSFLIRVYAWIGILKNNGLLNQFLMWSGLIDAPLDILYTPTAVYIGVVYSYLPFIVLPLYATLVRLDISLLEAAADLGCPPIKQFLLITLPLSLPGLIAGSMLVFIPVMGEFVIPDLLGGPNSLMIGKLMWTEFFANKDWPLASALAAVLLVVLIIPFVLLRHMEQRTEENEA; encoded by the coding sequence ATGAAGCAGCGTTTAGAGTCCATTAACTGGGGGCGGGTCGGTATCGCCGCAGTCCCTTGGTTTTGGTTGGGTCTATTCTTTGTATTGCCCTTTTTGTTTGTTTTAAAGATCAGTCTGGCTGAGCCGCAACTCGCGCAGCCACCCTATATGGATCTGGTCCGCGAATTCGAAGATGGCATCATGACCCTCGTGGTCAATTTTGGTAGCTACCAACTGCTATTTGAGGACTCGCTCTATGTAAATGCACTGTTGGGCTCGGTTAAGGTGGCCGCTATCTCAACTTTTATCGCTATTCTAATCGGCTATCCAATGGCCTACGGAATCGCGCGTGCTCCAGTCCATTGGCGACTGCCGCTTTTGATGTTGATTATCCTGCCGTTTTGGACCTCCTTCCTGATACGTGTATACGCTTGGATTGGTATCCTAAAAAACAACGGTTTGTTGAACCAGTTTTTGATGTGGAGCGGCTTGATCGACGCACCGCTTGATATTCTATATACCCCAACAGCGGTCTATATCGGTGTTGTGTACAGTTATCTGCCGTTTATTGTGTTGCCACTCTATGCAACCCTAGTCCGTCTTGATATCTCGTTGCTAGAAGCCGCTGCAGATCTTGGCTGTCCGCCGATTAAGCAGTTTCTGTTGATCACCTTACCGCTCTCACTGCCTGGCTTGATTGCAGGCTCGATGCTGGTCTTTATTCCTGTTATGGGGGAGTTTGTGATCCCCGATCTTCTCGGCGGTCCCAACAGTTTGATGATCGGTAAGTTGATGTGGACGGAGTTCTTCGCCAATAAAGATTGGCCGCTCGCCTCAGCCTTGGCCGCTGTGTTACTGGTTGTGCTGATTATCCCATTTGTGCTGCTTCGCCATATGGAGCAGCGTACAGAGGAGAACGAAGCGTGA
- a CDS encoding ABC transporter ATP-binding protein, whose product MHPSAPSILLDEEPIVRIEGVTKTFGSMYAVDDVNLQIYRGEFFSLLGSSGCGKTTLLRMLAGFETPTAGRIFIDGKDITDVPPYRRPINMMFQSYALFPHMNVIDNIAFGLKQEGMPADACKERVEEMLDLVQISALGQRKPHQLSGGQRQRVALARALAKHPRILLLDEPLGALDKKLREQTQFELVNIQERLGITFIVVTHDQEEAMTMSSRVALMREGRIEQVDTPRMIYEFPRSRYSASFFGSINLFNGTVESQEEDCINIFSEEAGCMLSIFHSHPIASGVDVTVAVRPEKLRLVTEAEEGAANTIQGVIEEIAYLGDVSIYHIDLPSGKRVQFTQSNTQALAEQPLDWGQTVTLTWAPQAAGVLTE is encoded by the coding sequence ATGCACCCATCAGCTCCCTCTATCTTATTGGATGAAGAACCGATTGTACGTATCGAAGGTGTGACCAAAACCTTTGGATCTATGTACGCGGTTGATGATGTAAACCTACAGATCTATCGCGGTGAGTTCTTCTCGCTACTGGGCTCATCAGGCTGTGGTAAAACAACCCTGCTGCGTATGTTGGCTGGTTTTGAAACACCGACAGCTGGTCGTATCTTTATCGATGGTAAAGATATTACGGACGTGCCACCGTACCGTCGTCCAATCAATATGATGTTCCAATCCTATGCGCTCTTTCCGCATATGAATGTTATCGACAACATCGCGTTTGGATTGAAACAAGAGGGTATGCCGGCTGATGCCTGTAAAGAGCGTGTCGAGGAGATGCTCGATCTTGTGCAGATCTCAGCACTTGGACAGCGTAAACCGCACCAGCTATCGGGTGGCCAACGTCAGCGTGTTGCGCTTGCTCGTGCACTGGCAAAACATCCGCGTATTCTTCTGCTCGATGAGCCTCTAGGTGCATTGGACAAGAAACTGCGTGAGCAGACACAGTTCGAACTCGTGAACATTCAAGAGCGTCTAGGCATCACCTTCATTGTGGTTACCCACGATCAGGAGGAGGCGATGACTATGTCTAGTCGTGTTGCGCTTATGCGTGAAGGCCGCATCGAGCAGGTCGATACACCACGCATGATCTATGAGTTCCCGCGCTCACGTTACTCAGCCTCTTTCTTCGGTTCGATCAATCTTTTCAATGGTACGGTTGAGTCGCAAGAAGAGGACTGTATCAATATCTTTAGTGAAGAGGCGGGCTGTATGCTTAGCATCTTCCATAGCCACCCAATTGCTTCTGGTGTCGATGTGACTGTGGCTGTTCGACCAGAAAAACTGCGTCTAGTGACGGAAGCTGAAGAGGGCGCTGCAAATACTATTCAGGGCGTTATAGAAGAGATCGCCTACTTAGGTGACGTATCGATCTACCACATCGATCTCCCTTCAGGTAAACGTGTACAGTTTACCCAGTCAAATACCCAAGCTCTAGCTGAACAGCCTTTAGATTGGGGGCAAACTGTTACGCTTACCTGGGCTCCGCAAGCCGCTGGAGTGTTGACGGAATGA
- a CDS encoding polyamine ABC transporter substrate-binding protein, with product MKIRVKGASLLASALAVAGTTLAQAEQTVNVYNWSDYIAEETIANFEKETGIKVVYDVYDSNEVLEAKLLAGKSGYDVAFPTARPFADRHVKANLYQAYDLGKLSGYNNLDANILHTLSDIDPKNDMLIPYMWGTTGIGINVDKVKEILGADAKLDTWSLVFDPETVAKLASCGVTLMDDPTEVFVAARAFAGAEPNDYSKEGTQKAADVVNAVRSNIRYFHSSQYINDLANGDICVAHGYSGDILQARDRAAEANNGVNVAYLVPGEGAVVWTDVAVLLADAPHPAEAHAFVDYLLRPDVIADITNYVAYANANAASESLVDEEIRQDAGIYPPASTREKLFSLKTPTDRETRNVTRAWTRVKTGQ from the coding sequence ATGAAAATTCGGGTTAAAGGTGCAAGCCTGTTGGCATCTGCACTAGCTGTTGCTGGCACAACCTTGGCTCAAGCTGAGCAGACAGTAAATGTATACAACTGGTCTGATTACATCGCTGAAGAGACAATTGCTAACTTTGAGAAAGAGACTGGCATTAAAGTCGTTTACGATGTGTATGACTCGAATGAGGTGTTGGAAGCTAAGCTTCTAGCGGGTAAGAGTGGTTACGATGTGGCGTTCCCTACCGCTCGTCCATTTGCGGATCGCCATGTTAAAGCGAACCTCTACCAGGCTTATGACCTTGGCAAACTTTCTGGGTACAACAACCTAGATGCCAATATCCTGCATACCCTTTCTGATATCGATCCTAAGAATGATATGTTGATTCCCTACATGTGGGGTACCACTGGTATTGGTATCAACGTAGACAAGGTAAAAGAGATCCTGGGCGCAGATGCGAAACTGGATACCTGGTCACTCGTTTTCGATCCTGAAACTGTCGCTAAGCTTGCGAGCTGTGGCGTAACGCTAATGGATGACCCAACAGAGGTATTCGTTGCTGCGCGCGCTTTTGCTGGTGCAGAGCCTAACGACTACAGCAAAGAGGGTACTCAGAAAGCGGCAGACGTTGTGAATGCAGTGCGTTCTAACATTCGCTACTTCCACAGCTCACAGTACATCAACGACCTTGCGAACGGTGATATCTGTGTGGCGCATGGTTACAGTGGCGATATCCTGCAGGCGCGTGATCGTGCTGCTGAAGCGAATAACGGTGTTAACGTTGCCTACCTAGTTCCTGGTGAAGGTGCAGTGGTTTGGACTGACGTTGCTGTACTACTTGCGGATGCTCCACACCCAGCAGAAGCTCACGCTTTTGTAGACTACCTGTTGCGTCCAGATGTGATTGCCGATATCACTAACTACGTTGCTTACGCGAATGCCAACGCTGCTTCTGAGTCACTTGTTGATGAAGAGATCCGTCAGGATGCCGGTATCTACCCACCAGCTTCAACGCGTGAAAAACTGTTCTCTCTTAAAACGCCTACAGATCGTGAAACACGTAATGTAACGCGTGCTTGGACCCGCGTTAAAACAGGTCAATAA
- a CDS encoding saccharopine dehydrogenase family protein produces the protein MKKNVLIVGGGGVAQVVAHKCAQHNDILGDIAIASRTKDKCDAIIESIHEKGAMKVEGKLTSYALDAMDTAATAKLIRDTGSEIVLNVGSAFVNMYVLEACIETGAAYLDTAIHEDPLKICENPPWYGNYEWKRRDRCKETGTTAILGCGFDPGVVNAYAALAKNEYFDTLESVDIIDINAGEHGHWFATNFDPEINFREFTGRVYSWQNNQWQTNQMFEVSRTDNLPVVGERTSYMTGHDEVHSLSANLGCPNVRFWMGFGERYITVFTVLKSLGLLSEQPIETAEGQSVVPLKVVKACLPDPASLAPNYTGKTCIGDQVKGTKDGKEREVFIYNVADHKDAYNEVGSQGISYTAGVPPVAAALLIATGEWDCKTMVNVEELDPRPFLNHLNHMGLPTWIRDENGERPLHF, from the coding sequence ATGAAAAAAAATGTCTTAATTGTTGGTGGCGGCGGCGTCGCTCAGGTTGTTGCCCACAAGTGTGCACAACACAATGATATTCTCGGTGATATCGCGATCGCTTCCCGAACCAAAGATAAATGTGATGCAATCATCGAAAGCATCCACGAAAAAGGTGCTATGAAAGTTGAAGGTAAACTCACTTCATACGCATTGGATGCAATGGACACTGCAGCAACTGCGAAACTGATTCGTGATACTGGATCAGAGATTGTCCTTAACGTTGGCTCAGCTTTCGTCAACATGTATGTATTAGAGGCGTGTATCGAAACCGGTGCTGCTTATCTAGATACTGCGATCCATGAAGATCCTTTAAAGATTTGTGAAAACCCACCTTGGTATGGCAATTACGAGTGGAAACGTCGTGACCGTTGTAAAGAGACAGGCACCACTGCGATCCTGGGTTGTGGCTTTGATCCAGGCGTTGTTAATGCTTATGCAGCGCTAGCTAAAAATGAATATTTCGATACTTTGGAGTCGGTTGATATCATCGATATCAACGCCGGTGAGCATGGCCATTGGTTTGCTACCAACTTCGATCCAGAGATCAACTTCCGTGAATTTACTGGCCGTGTCTACTCTTGGCAGAACAACCAGTGGCAGACTAACCAGATGTTCGAAGTGAGCCGTACAGATAACCTGCCAGTGGTGGGTGAGCGTACCAGCTATATGACCGGACACGATGAAGTTCACTCTCTTTCAGCTAACCTAGGTTGTCCAAATGTTCGTTTCTGGATGGGCTTTGGTGAGCGTTACATCACAGTATTTACAGTACTTAAGAGCCTAGGCCTGCTCTCTGAGCAGCCAATCGAAACGGCTGAAGGGCAGAGCGTTGTTCCACTTAAAGTGGTTAAAGCCTGTCTTCCTGATCCTGCGTCACTTGCACCTAACTACACCGGTAAGACCTGTATTGGTGATCAGGTGAAGGGCACTAAAGATGGTAAAGAGCGTGAAGTGTTTATCTACAACGTGGCTGACCATAAAGATGCTTACAACGAAGTGGGTAGCCAGGGTATCTCTTACACCGCGGGTGTACCGCCAGTTGCTGCAGCACTGTTAATCGCTACCGGTGAGTGGGATTGTAAGACAATGGTTAACGTAGAAGAGCTGGATCCGCGTCCATTCCTGAATCACCTAAATCACATGGGTCTGCCAACTTGGATCCGTGATGAGAATGGCGAGCGTCCGCTTCACTTCTAA
- the nspC gene encoding carboxynorspermidine decarboxylase has protein sequence MLKTSNTVSLKTPYYLIDKAKLLKNMEKIAYVREHSGAKSLLALKCFATWSVFDLMSEYMDGTTSSSLYEVKLGHDKFPGETHAYSVAYDDHEIDEVLNNCDKIIFNTINQFQRFEEQSRNKKRGLRVNPGISTSEFIIADPARPFSRLGEWDPERIAKVVDQISGFMFHNNCENGDLERFSGMLDQIEAKFGHLIEKMEWISLGGGIHFTGDDYPLDAFCARLKAFSNKYGVQVYLEPGEASITKSTTLEVTVLDTLHNGKDLAIVDSSIEAHMLDLLIYRESARMSPCDGPFTYQICGKSCLAGDIFGEFNFDHELKAGDRISIEDAGGYTMVKKNWFNGVKMPSIAVKQLDGSIELVREFGYQDFVDNLS, from the coding sequence ATGTTAAAGACCTCTAATACGGTTTCGTTGAAGACTCCTTACTACCTCATTGATAAAGCTAAGCTTCTAAAGAATATGGAGAAGATCGCCTACGTGCGTGAGCACTCGGGTGCTAAGTCTCTGTTGGCGCTTAAGTGTTTTGCAACCTGGTCTGTATTCGATCTGATGTCTGAGTACATGGACGGTACTACCTCTTCATCCCTTTACGAGGTGAAGCTAGGTCACGATAAGTTTCCTGGTGAGACGCACGCTTACTCAGTGGCATACGACGATCATGAGATCGACGAGGTGCTGAACAACTGTGACAAGATCATCTTTAACACCATCAACCAGTTCCAGCGCTTTGAAGAGCAGAGCCGCAATAAAAAGCGTGGTCTGCGTGTAAACCCAGGTATTAGCACCTCTGAATTCATCATTGCTGATCCAGCGCGTCCATTCAGTCGATTGGGTGAGTGGGATCCTGAGCGCATTGCGAAAGTGGTCGATCAGATCTCGGGCTTTATGTTTCACAACAACTGTGAGAATGGCGATTTAGAGCGTTTCAGTGGCATGCTCGATCAGATCGAGGCTAAGTTCGGTCATCTGATTGAGAAGATGGAGTGGATCAGCCTGGGTGGTGGTATTCACTTTACTGGTGATGATTACCCGCTGGATGCTTTCTGTGCACGCCTTAAAGCTTTCTCTAATAAATATGGCGTGCAGGTCTACTTAGAGCCCGGTGAAGCATCGATTACTAAGAGCACTACCCTTGAGGTGACTGTGTTGGATACGCTTCACAACGGTAAAGACCTTGCGATAGTTGATAGCTCAATTGAGGCGCACATGTTGGATCTACTGATCTACCGTGAGAGTGCACGCATGTCGCCATGTGATGGCCCGTTTACCTATCAGATCTGTGGTAAATCCTGTCTTGCCGGCGATATTTTTGGTGAGTTTAACTTTGATCACGAACTTAAAGCGGGTGATCGCATCTCAATAGAGGATGCAGGTGGCTACACCATGGTGAAAAAGAATTGGTTTAACGGTGTAAAGATGCCGTCCATAGCAGTTAAACAGCTTGATGGTTCTATCGAGCTGGTTCGTGAATTTGGTTATCAGGACTTCGTTGACAACCTCTCCTAG
- the aroC gene encoding chorismate synthase yields the protein MSGNSYGKLFTITTFGESHGPALGAIIDGCPPGIEICEDDLQGDLDRRKPGTSRHTTQRREADEVKILSGVFEGKTTGTSIGLLIENTDQRSKDYGNIKDQFRPAHADYTYHHKYGIRDYRGGGRSSARETAMRVAAGAVAKKVLAAFGVEIRGYLSQLGPIAIDPANFNWDEVANNPFFSPDAAAAEQMAEYMDALRKEGNSVGAKISVVASGVPVGLGEPIFDRLDADLAHALMSINAVKGVEIGDGFASVAQKGTEHRDEMTPEGFLSNHAGGILGGISSGQDIIAHIALKPTSSMRIPGRSIDKDGNACEVITTGRHDPCVGIRATPIAEAMMALTLVDHLLRHRAQNADVKVDTPVLGQL from the coding sequence ATGTCCGGTAACAGTTACGGAAAACTTTTCACAATTACCACCTTTGGTGAGAGCCATGGCCCAGCACTGGGCGCGATTATTGATGGTTGCCCACCAGGAATCGAGATTTGTGAAGATGATCTTCAGGGTGACTTGGATCGTCGCAAGCCAGGTACTTCTCGTCATACGACTCAGCGTCGCGAAGCTGATGAGGTGAAGATCCTCTCAGGTGTGTTTGAAGGGAAGACGACCGGTACATCTATCGGCCTGTTGATTGAGAATACCGATCAGCGCTCTAAAGACTACGGTAATATTAAAGACCAGTTCCGTCCTGCACATGCCGACTACACCTACCATCACAAATACGGTATTCGCGATTACCGCGGTGGCGGTCGCTCATCAGCCCGTGAGACTGCGATGCGTGTCGCAGCGGGTGCTGTAGCCAAGAAAGTGCTTGCCGCATTTGGTGTTGAGATTCGCGGTTACCTATCTCAGCTTGGGCCGATTGCGATTGATCCTGCGAACTTTAATTGGGATGAAGTGGCTAACAATCCATTCTTCTCCCCGGATGCCGCTGCTGCAGAGCAGATGGCTGAATATATGGATGCGTTGCGTAAAGAGGGTAACTCTGTAGGTGCTAAGATCTCCGTAGTGGCATCGGGTGTACCTGTTGGTTTGGGTGAGCCGATCTTCGATCGCTTGGATGCTGATCTTGCGCATGCCCTCATGAGTATCAATGCTGTTAAAGGTGTTGAGATCGGTGATGGTTTTGCCTCTGTAGCGCAAAAGGGTACAGAGCATCGTGATGAGATGACTCCTGAAGGATTCCTCTCTAACCATGCCGGCGGCATTCTAGGTGGTATCTCTAGTGGCCAAGATATTATTGCCCACATCGCGCTTAAGCCTACCTCAAGCATGCGTATTCCAGGTCGCAGTATTGATAAAGATGGCAATGCTTGTGAAGTGATCACAACAGGTCGTCACGATCCTTGTGTTGGTATTCGTGCAACGCCTATCGCTGAAGCGATGATGGCACTGACGCTGGTAGATCATCTACTTCGCCACCGTGCTCAGAATGCTGATGTTAAGGTGGATACACCGGTGCTTGGGCAGCTTTAA